The Antedon mediterranea chromosome 11, ecAntMedi1.1, whole genome shotgun sequence genome window below encodes:
- the LOC140062998 gene encoding tigger transposable element-derived protein 6-like, with product MEATKKYGLGKSTIYDIMKAKDKYRSKKEVSKGTKFRVIKTKFSDIDQLMLVWFRTARDKHIPISGPLIKAKAEQFAEELNIVDFKASDGWLTKWKRRHDIKQLVICGERGDVNQEVVTQWKEQISELCVGYEPKDIFNCDETGLFFRALPDRTLAEKHDDVKGVKSSKERLTVMFTCSMTGEKVRFSFLKPMIIGRAENPRCFKTIKKDRLPVVWKANRKAWMTGALFDDYLTDLNNQMRFQGRNILLFLDNASSHVGLEKSNIKLAFLPPNTTSVLQPLDQGIIKAFKSRYRAKLLRSVLAKVDDAQSASDITKQTNVLDAVNWTATSWRETSETTIIKCFNRCGFNCLNNTQIDDNNVDMVEGEIRELVREIDTNLDVETYINIDNLIPVEEISDEWEHELIRIYNGDKEPVIADDEPEGEEDENTDDFRTLSFSEMLSMIGQIRHGVRSKAHHFEIIDQQLQELTEIMEKEILIKRRNSKQASLDDWFKI from the exons ATGGAAGCAACGAAAAAGTATGGGCTTGGAAAATCAACGATCTATGACATTATGAAAGCTAAGGATAAATATCGGAGCAAGAAGGAAGTCAGCAAAGGTACAAAATTCAGAGTGATCAAAACTAAGTTTTCGGACATCGACCAGCTTATGTTAGTTTGGTTTAGAACTGCTAGGGATAAACATATCCCCATTAGTGGACCCTTAATAAAGGCAAAGGCAGAGCAATTTGCAGAGGAATTGAACATTGTGGACTTCAAAGCATCTGATGGATGGTTAACCAAATGGAAAAGGAGACATGACATAAAACAATTGGTTATCTGCGGAGAAAGAGGGGATGTTAATCAGGAAGTTGTAACACAGTGGAAAGAACAGATTTCCGAACTGTGCGTTGGTTATGAACCAAAGGACATTTTTAACTGTGATGAAACTGGTCTGTTTTTCCGTGCATTACCGGACAGGACACTAGCTGAAaagcatgatgacgttaaaggAGTGAAATCTTCTAAAGAAAGATTAACAGTGATGTTCACATGCAGTATGACTGGTGAAAAGGTACGTTTttcgttt cttAAACCAATGATTATCGGACGTGCTGAAAACCCAAGATGCTTTAAAACCATAAAGAAAGATCGACTTCCCGTAGTGTGGAAAGCTAACAGAAAAGCCTGGATGACTGGTGCGTTGTTTGATGATTATTTGACGGACTTAAACAATCAAATGAGGTTTCAGGgtagaaatattttattatttcttgatAACGCCTCCTCTCATGTTGGATTAGAGAAGAGCAACATCAAGCTTGCGTTCCTACCACCAAACACAACGTCTGTTTTACAACCACTTGACCAAGGAATAATTAAAGCGTTTAAAAGTCGCTACAGAGCAAAGTTGTTGCGGAGTGTTTTAGCGAAAGTTGATGATGCACAATCAGCAAGCGACATCACAAAACAAACTAACGTTCTAGATGCAGTAAACTGGACAGCAACATCATGGAGAGAGACATCAGAAACTACAATAATTAAATGCTTTAACCGTTGTGGATTTAACTGTTTGAACAATACCCAGATTGACGACAATAATGTAGACATGGTGGAAGGAGAGATTCGAGAATTGGTTAGAGAGATAGACACCAATTTAGACGTAGAAACATACATAAACATTGATAATTTAATTCCGGTTGAAGAAATTAGCGATGAATGGGAACATGAACTAATCAGGATCTATAATGGTGACAAGGAACCAGTGATTGCTGATGATGAACCAGAAGGCGAAGAGGATGaaaacactgatgattttagaactTTATCTTTTAGCGAAATGTTatctatgattggtcaaattaggcACGGTGTTCGTTCAAAGGCACATCATTTTGAAATTATTGATCAACAACTTCAGGAATTAACGGAAATTATGGAgaaagaaattttaattaaacgCAGAAACTCCAAACAGGCGTCTTTAGATGATTGGTTTAAAATCTGA